The sequence atttatttgtgtttatatttatctatgtAGAAAAacttatttaaatttttttttgttgcttatttataatatattattttttataacttttatttatgtaaaaaaatatcctttaattttttttttttttcttcttgattcctcattctttatttttatttttccttgtatgtgaaatatatatttaaagttCGGGAACATGactattttccttttttaaaaattatatgtttttatgtatttatatatttataataaatattacattaatttaataattcaatacattaaaataaaacgtgtttatatatataataataagatgGATAATATATTGTAAGAATTAAATATGTTTGTCGCGCAAACATGTTATAAgcatatagataatatatttatatataatatatttgtataatttatttatttttatttatttatttttttgtgtttgtTTATAacttttacttttattatatatacttagaATATAAGAATGGGCAAATTTTtcaaggaaaataaaaagtcaCAAAAGGTGTTTATGCACCATAAGATGAATAAGCATgatcaaaaaaagaaaagaaacaaaCAACATACTGACAATGTGATGGGTAAAAAATCCAAGggatttattaaaaacaagaaaaatatCGGAGAATCAggaaacgaaaaaaaaagaaataataactttaataatatttggaagaagaaaaagagaaGTGGAAATTCGGAAAAAGATCAAGTTGACATACTAGGATTATTAAAAGGTGATAGtgaaaatatgaatgatgatgatgataataatatgaacgatgattataataataataatattaaaggtgattataataataataatattaaagatgatgatgttgatgatgatgattatgatgatgatgatgatgacaaTTTTGATGAGAACAAAAATTGTAATGATAATTGTTCTTCTAAGCATAAAAGAAATGTACCATCAAAAAAAGAACATGACATTttagaattaaataatataaattttaatgagacaagaaaaaaaatgataaattataaaaatatttttgatgGGAAATTTTgtgatttaaaatatattttgagtGAAAgtttaataaatacattagaaaaaaatgaatttataaaaatgacaagtatacaaaaaatgagtattcctttattttttaaaccgaatgatatttttttaaaatcgaTGACAGGTTCTGGTAAGACCTTATGTTATGCTATACCATCAATAGAAAAgatattaaatatgaaagaaaaagtaaaaattacAAGAGATATGGGTATCTTCGTTTTGGTTTTATCACCTACAAGAGAATTAgctatacaaataaataatttattttgtattttaacGAAACCATATCCATATATAGTAGCATCTTGTATAACAGGGGGGGAAAAAAAGAAGTCTGAAAAAAATCGATTGAAAAAAGGTATATCTATATTGACATGTACACCTGGGAGATTATTGGATCATTTGGAAAATACAAAATCGTTAAAActtacatttttaaaaatggtAATATTAGATGAAGccgataaaataatatatttgggGACACAAGACAAAATAAAACTTATATATGACatgataagaaaaattaaGCAAGAGGAGTTTTCGAAAgttcacaaaaaaaagaaaaaagaagaaaatgaagtTCTTGATCACATAAATGATACAAATATGAgtgatatgaataatattagtaATGATCACTCAAACGATTATGAACAATTTATTTTAGATAAATTCCAAATGATCTTTATCTCGGCAACTCTAAATCATGCTATGAAAACATTAGCTAATTATTGTCTAACTAATAATACTATGTggatagaaaaagaaaagaaaaatggcATTAATGgaggaaataaaaatgatgaaacgAAACAAAAATCGAATGATATGATCTCATGTATGAATCGAGAGAACTCCCCCCTCAATAtccataataatgatgataatgatgataatgatgataatgatgaaaataatggtgataataataataacaatgatgataataataataacaatgatgataataataataaaaataatgatgatgataataataacacatATGAACTTCCCGAACAACTAAAGCAATACTGTATACTTATAGATATGaaacaaaaatttatatgtttaatatacATGTTATTAGATTgtatagaaaagaaaaagaagccAGTGGTGTTTTTATCAAATCATCATAGTGTTgaatatttacaaatattattaaaaaatatttattggCCAACagatgtaaataaaaaaaatatcgaagtaaataaaaaattaaatgaaaagatAACTCCTGTATTAGAAAGAGAAGATGAGAAATTATTAAGAAAACATTtagaacaaaatatattaaataataattattataataataattataatgttgGAAATATTtcttacaaaaatataaatttagaaGAAATACAAAATGAAGATGAACTAAATGATGAACCAGggaatttatataatatcaatgctgataaacataaaagaatttatttatttaacaatgtaaatatatatatattacatggAAATCTATCTAAAGAAGATCGTTTAGGAAATTTTATGGACTTTTCAAAAACCAATaattctattttattatgtacaGATATTATATCCAGAGGTATTCATTTTGATTCCTTAAGTGTAGTTATACAATATGATCCACCACAAATCTTAgaagaatatatacataaagtTGGAAGAACAGCTAGATTAAATAAACAAGGTTCAGCTTATTTATTCCTACTAAAGTCACAAAAAcagtttttaaatatattaaaaaataaaaatatacaattaaaaattatcttAGGAAATACAATAATTAACCATTTCAAAAAATTTTGTATTCCCAATTTTCTAAAATCGGTAGGAAAAGATATTTTAAACTTTCTACACAATCATATGCAAACAATAGTTAAATCAAATAATACTCTTATGGAAAAAGGAACTAGCGCATTCTTATGTACTATTACTTCTTTTTATTCAACCAGCAAAAATCTAAGATCTATTTTTAATGCAAAAGATATACACCTAGGTCATTTGGCCTACACATTTCTGTTAGAAAAAACGCCAAAGCaaatttcaaaatataaaaaagaacaaaattatattaacattAAAAAACAGACTGTTCTTAGTAAGAAGGAAAAGAGATTGTTAAAGTCTAAGCAATTCCAGAAAAAGCAAAAgaggaaataaataaaataaaaaaaaataaaaaaaaaataaaaaataaaaaaataaaaaaaaaaataaaaaataaaataaaaaggcgaaagagttattatatatatatatatatatatatatattttttttttttttgaccctatatttatatgtattaatataaatatataatatatgacaCATTCGTCCAgtatcatatattaaaagtatatatatatatatatatatatatatatatatatatagtaatttttttttttaaatgtgctttatttgtttttccatatatatacatatacatatttttgtgCGTATGTACAattttacctttttttttaattgaacATTTTGAAGAAACATAAGGTGTGTTTTCACCACCTTTAACATCTCTCCATTATTCAAATGAATAATGCTAATactaattaatttataaaaaataatgtttttGAAAATCTACATAGGCCAAGGGCgagacaaaaaaaagaaagaaggaaagaaataaaagaaagaaggaagaaagaaataaaggaagaaagaaagaaataaaggaagaaataaaggaagaaagaaagaaataaaggaagaaagaaataaaggaagaaagaaagaaataaaggAAGAAATAAAGGAAGAAAGAAAggaagaaagaaagaaataaaggaagaaataaaggaagaaagaaataaaggaagaaagaaagaaatagtTATAAACTATCTAAAGAGAAACATACTATTTCTTTTCTACGTGTGGATgttttatgataattataaaataaaccaTTCGATCCAttggaataatatatatatatttttttttttataacatctgtaagtataattttatttatgttttttatctttttttttttcttttttttttttttttttccttttttttcttaatattattgtaaAACCTTTTTTAAACAAATGATGcgttggaaaaaaaaaaatatacaccttgatatatttattctctTTATTTTCCTCCCATTagttaataattataatataaataaaatatgtcatatttttatttttattttattttttttattttttattttttattttttatttctttttttgtacGGATcgatatttaaaatatatttcttatatgttattttatatagtTTTAAAGTGCAGTATTctattataaaaagataaaaagaaaaaaggacTTTCATTCAATActacttatttattattattaattttttttttttttttttaataatttaaataatttaaagaatttcatttttagaagtacatttatattaaaaatccACATgggatttatattataaacgcaaaattgtattatttattattatatatttcttttaaaatagggattaatatttatgtaagtatatatatatatatatatatatatatatatatatatatatatgcatacgATAAGGCTTTCattgtattataaataaataaatgtatataacatatacataatattatataattatatatgtatatatatttataacggtgactctttatattttattttattttattttatttctttattatattatttttttttaaaaacaatatTAATCTTATTAaactatataatatttccttACATTTCATTTCACAATTTTGTTTTGTTCCATTTTAGTTTAAAgaacattaatatattttcattgaTTCCTTGACTTGTTTAAATTATCAATAAACCAAAATGAACATTGAAAAGGTAAATGCagtaaaaaattatgttcaGAATTTTGATCATAAAAATGCGGACGAAAGtaagaaaaattatgaacTGTTCAGAATTATTTGTAAAtgcaaatatatacaaatatacattttgttCTATACCACCTGCCactggaaaaaaaaaatatatatatatgtatatatatatatatatatatatatatatatatatgtatatatgtatgtatgtacctttttatgtatatatgtttatgtatttatttattttgtttttttttaaggcATAAGCAAATTTGTACAATTACTAAAGTCaatagatataaaaatggTTGTGTTTGATTTTGACCTTACCATAATCGGTGCCCATTCAGGTAAAGATTGTTctgtgtataatatatatatatatatatatttatttatttatttatatttatttatttatatatttttactttgTGAATGTAGGTGGTTATATTGATAAAACAAATGATGTTGATAATATTGGAACGTCTGTATCTGagcattttaaaatattttcaaagGCTTTATATGCCAATGATATTAAAATTACAGTGGCTACTTTTTCTGGTGTGAAAAAAAGAGATTAATGTGTGTATAatgaatatgtatattaaaatgtatatatgtaaatatatatatatatatatatattttttttttttattttattagatGAAGAAGCTATTCGATATAATAAAAGCAGATCATCAAATTTAATTGCAGGTACAGAATTAGTTCAGTTCTGTATAAAGAAAAGTAAATGTGAAACAAAAATTGAAAAGGTTTACGCCTATTACCcatagtaataaaaaaaaaaaaaataaaataaaataaatatatgtacatatgtgTGTTGACTTCATATATCCTATTTTGCATTAttaaatatcattatttttttttctatttatttaGCTATTATAAGGAACCAAAAAAATACAGGGCATTGGGATTGGATAAACCTATGACAAATGATAAGTCTTATCATTTAGAGagagtaaaaaaatataacatttaataaatatatttttttttaattatcttATGGAGAATTATAATAGCATTATATGTTTCCCtcccacatatatatatatatatatatatatatatatatatatttatttatttatttatatgtgtatatatttttatttatttgtatagaTAAGACGAGAATTTTTTGTCAATATTGacgaaataatatttatagatgatgatatgaataattgTATATCAGCTCGTAAAGAAGGTTATATTACCTTTAATGTGACTGGAAAAGATGGATTTAATTTTAAGAATATACAAATTTTATAGTAtatgatgattatatattaagaagggggaacataaaatatatatatgtaaaaaaaaaaaatatatatatatatatatatatatacctttaaattttgaagaaaaaaaaaaaaaaaaaaattgtaatttcgttcttttttcattaatattatatatattatattataattttaattttttttttttttttcgttttttaaattttttcatgacccatttaaatattttattaaatatttttataatccttattttgttaatatatatatatatatatatatatatatatatataatatatatattatttttattatttgtgtgtattttttttttttttttttttaaagtaatatataaaaaaaaataaatatataaataaataaacaatgtGTAATGTTTAAGAATTAATATATGGAATAAAATGTTACAttaatatcttcattttatgttatttttttaattaa is a genomic window of Plasmodium falciparum 3D7 genome assembly, chromosome: 7 containing:
- a CDS encoding ATP-dependent RNA helicase DBP7, putative, whose amino-acid sequence is MNKHDQKKKRNKQHTDNVMGKKSKGFIKNKKNIGESGNEKKRNNNFNNIWKKKKRSGNSEKDQVDILGLLKGDSENMNDDDDNNMNDDYNNNNIKGDYNNNNIKDDDVDDDDYDDDDDDNFDENKNCNDNCSSKHKRNVPSKKEHDILELNNINFNETRKKMINYKNIFDGKFCDLKYILSESLINTLEKNEFIKMTSIQKMSIPLFFKPNDIFLKSMTGSGKTLCYAIPSIEKILNMKEKVKITRDMGIFVLVLSPTRELAIQINNLFCILTKPYPYIVASCITGGEKKKSEKNRLKKGISILTCTPGRLLDHLENTKSLKLTFLKMVILDEADKIIYLGTQDKIKLIYDMIRKIKQEEFSKVHKKKKKEENEVLDHINDTNMSDMNNISNDHSNDYEQFILDKFQMIFISATLNHAMKTLANYCLTNNTMWIEKEKKNGINGGNKNDETKQKSNDMISCMNRENSPLNIHNNDDNDDNDDNDENNGDNNNNNDDNNNNNDDNNNKNNDDDNNNTYELPEQLKQYCILIDMKQKFICLIYMLLDCIEKKKKPVVFLSNHHSVEYLQILLKNIYWPTDVNKKNIEVNKKLNEKITPVLEREDEKLLRKHLEQNILNNNYYNNNYNVGNISYKNINLEEIQNEDELNDEPGNLYNINADKHKRIYLFNNVNIYILHGNLSKEDRLGNFMDFSKTNNSILLCTDIISRGIHFDSLSVVIQYDPPQILEEYIHKVGRTARLNKQGSAYLFLLKSQKQFLNILKNKNIQLKIILGNTIINHFKKFCIPNFLKSVGKDILNFLHNHMQTIVKSNNTLMEKGTSAFLCTITSFYSTSKNLRSIFNAKDIHLGHLAYTFLLEKTPKQISKYKKEQNYINIKKQTVLSKKEKRLLKSKQFQKKQKRK
- a CDS encoding rhoptry protein, putative, with amino-acid sequence MNIEKVNAVKNYVQNFDHKNADESISKFVQLLKSIDIKMVVFDFDLTIIGAHSGGYIDKTNDVDNIGTSVSEHFKIFSKALYANDIKITVATFSDEEAIRYNKSRSSNLIAGTELVQFCIKKSKCETKIEKVYAYYPYYYKEPKKYRALGLDKPMTNDKSYHLERIRREFFVNIDEIIFIDDDMNNCISARKEGYITFNVTGKDGFNFKNIQIL